The nucleotide sequence GGCCAGCGCCGCGCCCGACATGCCCGAGAAGATCAGGCTCGAGAAGATGTTGACCTGAGCCAGCCCGCCCGGGATGCGGCCCACCAGCGTGTCGGCGAAGCGGAAGATCCGGTCGGTCACCCCGGCAAGGTTCATCAGGTTGCCGACGAAGATGAAGAGCGGCACCGCGACCAGCGGGAAGCTGTCGAGCGCGTAGGTCACGCGCTGGGTCAGCAGGCCCAGCGGCAACCCCTCGAAGACCACGTAGAAGATCGCCGGCAGCAGGATCGAGTAGACCACCGGGAAGCCGAGCACGAAGAGCGCGAGGAAAAGAACGATCAGGATCAGGCCCATGTCAGAGGCTCACCGACTTGGCCGCGGGACGCTTGCGCAGCTGCAGTGCGTGGAAGATGCCCGCCCCGGCAAAGCCGACGAAACAGGCGCCGAGGAAGATCCAGAACGGGATCCCCAGCGTCGGCGTCGCGTTTTTCAGGTTGTCCGAGATGTTCGTCGCCGTCACCACCGCGATCAGCGCGCAGGCGCCGAAGGAGAGCAGCGTGATGGCAATTCCGAGCCAGCGCTGCACCCGCTCGGGCAGCGCCGCGCGCAGCTCTCCCATCACGATGTTCTCGTCCGAGCGCACCACCAGCGGGTAGGCCACGAAGACGGTGCAGATGAGCAGGAAGCGCGTGAGCTCCTCGGCCCCCACGATGGCGGAGCCGAAGACGTCGCGCATGATGACCTGCAGGAAGGGCAGCGCGATCAGCGCCGCAAGCATGGCCACGCACAGAAGGCGGAGGATCTTGATCATGGACCGGGGAACTCCGGGGTCTTGAGGTCGGAAAAAGCGCGGCGTGGACGCGCCCTGCGCCCACGCCGCGGCGGATCACTTCATCGACATGATCTGCTGGATGTACGGCCCGAAGTCCGGGAAATCGGTGTTGATCT is from Salipiger sp. H15 and encodes:
- a CDS encoding TRAP transporter small permease produces the protein MIKILRLLCVAMLAALIALPFLQVIMRDVFGSAIVGAEELTRFLLICTVFVAYPLVVRSDENIVMGELRAALPERVQRWLGIAITLLSFGACALIAVVTATNISDNLKNATPTLGIPFWIFLGACFVGFAGAGIFHALQLRKRPAAKSVSL